The region CGTAACTAAAGAATATGGACCTGTAGATCGAGCATGTATTTTATCGTCTACTAGATGTACAAGTTTTAAGAAATGAGCGTAGCCGACAGCAACTGGTTGATCAAAAGGCTCACCGGTTCGACCATCCTTAAGGAGTAACTTCCCAGGGTCCTCAGGGTTATATACCCATGATTTACCTGGCTGCTTTGCAGCCTCTTTCAAATACGCTTGAACAGTCTTATTAGACATTTCTGGTCCATACATCTCATCAAATGGGACAATTTTAACTCTACAATCCAAGTTTGAGGCGGCCCAACCCATAAGGAGCTCAAATACTTGCCCTACATTCATTCTACTTGGAACCCCAAGTGGATTAAGGCATATATCTACAGGAGTGCCATCAGGAAGATAAGGCATATCCTCTCTAGGAAGTATTCTGCTTATGATTCCTTTATTACCATGCCTTCCTGCCATTTTATCGCCAACTTGAATTTTCCTTCGTTGCGCCACGTAAACTCTTACGACCATATTTGCTCCGGGTGGCAGCTCATCACCTTGTTCTCTTGTATAGATCCTGACATCGACTACTCGCCCTCTCTCAGTTGAGGGAACTCGAAGAGAGTTATCTCTTACATCTCTAGCTTTTTCTCCAAATATAGCTCTAAGAAGTTTTTCCTCAGGCGGTTGATCTGATTCTCCTTTAGGGGTTACTTTCCCAACAAGTATGTCTCCACTTTCAACGAAAGCTCCTATTCGGATAATACCCATTTCATCCAAATTCCCAAGGCTTTCTTCTGATACATTTGGGATTTCTCTTGTTATTTCTTCAGGACCTAGCTTTGTTTGACGAGCTTCTATTTCATATTTTTCTATATGGACAGAAGTATATAAATCATCTTTAACTAACCTTTCGCTAACAAGAATTGCATCTTCATAGTTGTAGCCTTCCCATGGCATGTATGCAATTAATACATTCTGACCAAGAGCTATTTCTCCGCCCTCACAGGCAGAGCCATCAGCTAAGACTTGCCCCACAATTACTGGGTCACCATTAAAAACTATAGGCCTATGGTTTAAACAAGTATCTTGATTAGATCTCTGATATTTTTGCAAGTAATGAGTGTGATCATTGCCTTCCTCATCAGTAACGACAATTGCATTGGCATCAACATAAGTCACTGTTCCATTTACTTTTGAAATTGGAACCATGCCGGAGTCTCTCGCAACCTGAGTCTCTAAACCAGTTCCAACTAAAGGTCTTTCTGGACGCAAAAGAGGAACTGCTTGTCTTTGCATATTGGAACCCATCAAAGCTCTATTAGCATCGTCGTGTTCCAAAAACGGAATTAAGGATGCGGCTACAGAAATAACTTGAACAGGTGATAGTTGGACATAATCAACTTGCTCAGGAGAAACAGTTTCAAAATCTTGTCTATATCTAACTGGGACAAGGTCTGCCAATATTTTTCCTTCTTCATCTGTAGCAACATCGCCTGGAGCAACCCTACATTCATCTTCTAAATCTGCAGACAGATATATAGGATCGCCTTCCTTAATTAATCTCCCATTTTCCACCTTCCAAAATGGTGTCTCAATAAAACCGTATTCATTTACTCGTGCGTGAGTTGCTAAAGAATTAATCAAACCGGCATTTGGTCCTTCAGGGGTTTCAATTGGACAAAGTCTTCCATAATGAGATGGATGAATATCTCTAACTGCGAAACCAGCTCTTTCACGAGTTAAACCACCTGGTCCCAAAGCAGAGATGCGTCTTTTATGAGTCAATTCAGCTAATGGATTGGTTTGATCCATAAATTGACTTAGTTGACTTGAACCAAAAAATTCTTTTATTGCTGCAACTAAAGGTTTTGGGTTTACCAATTGCGCTGGGGTAAGTGAATCTGTTTCCCCAACGGTCATCCTCTCTTTAATTATCCTTTCAAGTCTATTTAAACCAACTCGAACTTGATTTTGTAAAAGTTCACCGACTGACCTAACTCGTCTATTGCCCAAATGATCAATATCATCCAAAGTTGCACCACCAACATCTAATTCTAAATTGATTAAATAATCTAAAGTAGATAGAACATCTTCGTTTGTAAGTGTCCTTATATTGTCAGGAATAGTTAAGCGTAATTTCTTATTTATTTTATATCTACCAACTCTTCCTAAGTCATAACGTTTTGGATCGAAAAATCTTGTTTGAAGTAGTTGTTGACCTCCACTTACTGAAGGAGGCTCGCCTGGCCTTAACTTTTTATAAAGCTCTAACAAAGCCTGGTCCTCTGAACTTATTCCTTCTTCATTTGCCGCATCAATTGACTTTTGATAAAACTCGGGATGTCGTAATTTATCTATCACATCATTATCTGACAAACCCATTGCCCTCATTAAGACATGAGCATTGATTTTTCGTGTTTTATCTACACGAACATGCAGCAAATCATTTTTATCAGTTTCAAATTTTAACCATGCTCCGCGATTAGGAATAACGCTTGCATTGTAAGTTCTTCTACCATTTTTATCTTGCTCATCTTTAAAATAAACTCCTGGACTTCGAACGATTTGATTAACTATTACTCTCTCAGCCCCATTAATTATAAAAGTTCCACGTTCAGTCATTAAAGGTAGTTCACCTATAAAGACTTCTTGCTCTTTAATCTCTCCAGTTTCTTTATTAACTAAACGACAAGTGACATACATTTGAGAAGCAAAGGTTGCATCTCTTCTTTTTGCTTCTTCTACATCATGCCTTGGACGCTTAAGCCTATATTCTGCTCCTATGAAATGAAGTTCAAGCTTACCGGTATAGTCAGTAATGGGCGAAAAATTGTCTAATTCTTCTATCAAGCCTTTATCCAAAAACCACTTAAAACTTGATCTTTGCACCTCAACCAAATCAGGCAGATATGTAGCTGCTTTGGCTACCTGAATCGCGCTTCTGCTCATTCGAGAACCTGCGTTTATATGTAGAGGACGGGGTTAATGTCTTGTCCTATATGTCGAAAAATGATCTTTACTTAAGAAAAAAACAAAAAACAATCTCCTAAAAGACTGAAATTTGAAATTGAATTTACTTAATCAACGAACAAACTGACTCAAAAGGGTAGAACCTTAAAGATTAAGCGCAGATAAAACGCCTAGGCAAGACAATAAATAACTCTACACTCAAATCAGTTAATTAACTATGGTAAATGATGATATTTAAGGCAACGCAAACAATTCCCTTGCATTTTGAGTTGTTTTTTCAGCAATTTCAGAAAAGTTTTCACCTCTAAGCTCTGAAATTTTATCTACCACATGCTTTACGAAAGAAGGTTCATTCCTTTTCCCTCTATGAGGAACGGGTGATAAGAAAGGACTATCGGTTTCTACTAGAAATCTACTTTTAGGAACTTCTTTGGCACATTCATGAATATCAATAGCATTCTTGAAAGTTACATTTCCACTGAAGCTTATATAAAAGCCAAGATCAAGGAACTCTCTCATCTCTTTGACATTGCCGCTCCAGCAATGCATAACACCTTTTGGACAACAATCATCTTCAGAAAGCTTAGAAAAAACTTCTAACATTTCTTTTGCGGCATCTCTACAATGAACGATGATTGGCAAATTCAATTCAAAAGCCAAGTTTAATTGCGGCATTAAAATTGAAAGCTGCTCATTCAAGTTCTCTGCTTTGAAAAGATCTAGTCCTAATTCACCTATTGCAACAACTCTACTGTCATCAAGAGCTGCATTTTTTAAAACACTTAAAGTTTCAGGTCCCCAATGATGTGCATCCAATGGATGTACTCCTACTGAATATCTCATCTCCTGAAATTGATCAGCCATTGATTTAATAGCAGGGATTTCAGAGGGTTCTACGCAAGCATGTAATAAAGCTTTAACGCCTTGTGATCTCCACCTCAATGCAACTTCTTCTCTATCTTCATTAAAGTTAGAAAATACGATGTGGCAATGACTGTCAATTATTGAACTTTTGGAATCGCTCAAGGTGCAAAATTAAATGTTCTTTCAATATTAAATCTTAGTTTATTTATTCTCAAACAACTTCTTTCAAAACTTTCTTAAGCGCAGTGCTAAGCCTGGATTTCTGATTAGCTCCTGTGTTTTTATGCAAAACACCTTTTTTAACTGCTTTATCAATTTTGCTAAAGGCTAAATTAAATGTTTTTTGGAGATCTGCTTTTGATTCATCGCCAGGCTCTTTTTCAAATATTCCACAAGCTACAAAGCATCGCTTCATTAGAGTGCGAACTGTAGATTTGTAATTTTTGTTTTCAAGGCGGTTGCGTTCCGCAATTTGAATTCGCTTTTTAGCTGAGTTGGTATTTGCCACGGAGGCTTTGTGTTTTAGTCTTATGTTAATCCACACTACCTCAAGACCATGAAGAAGATCTACATAAATCAAAATTAAGGCATAAGATAATCAAATTGAACCAATAGCCAAAAGTTCATGACGCAAATAATTAATAAAGATGAGGTTCAAGAAACCCCTTCAAGAAAATTGACCATAAAAACAGCTAAAAATCTTGATCAGGCTCAGCTTGAGCTCAACAAAATTACCAATAGAACATCTGGAACCGTTCAAGATAAAGCTATAAAGGTGGTTGAAGATATTCTTAAAAACGTTAATGAAAGAGGGGATGAGGCGCTTAAAGAATACACTTCTCGCTTTGATGGATTTTTAGCAGAAAGTTTTCAAGTTCCATCAGATTTAATAATCAAAGCTTGGGAAGAGACTAATAAGGAGTTACAAGATGCACTTTTATTGGCAAAAAAAAGAATTGAAAAATTTCATAGTCTTCAGGTGCCGAACAATATTAGTTATACGGGACCCCATGGTGAATCACTTGGACGAAGATGGAGCCCTGTTGAAAAAGCGGGAATATATGTTCCTGGAGGAAGAGCCGCCTATCCAAGCACAGTTTTAATGAATGCTATTCCTGCTTATGTTGCAGGAGTCAAACAAACCATCATGGTGTCTCCCGCAAACTCTAAAGGAGAATTAAACCAAACAGTATTAGCTGCAGCACACATTACAGGGATCAATAAGGTTTTTCGTATTGGAGGGGCACAAGCCATTGGCGCGCTTGCTAGTGGAACAGAATCAATTCCAAAAGTAGATGTAATTACTGGGCCAGGAAATATTTATGTAACTTTGGCAAAGAAAAAAGTTTATGGAAAGGTAGGTATTGATTCTTTGGCTGGTCCAAGTGAGATCCTAATAATCGCTGATCAATCAGCAAAACTGGAACATGTTGCATCAGATATGTTAGCTCAATCGGAACATGATCCTTTAGCTTCGGCAATACTAATCACTACTAATAAAAAATTAACGGAAAAATTACCAGCAGAAATTGAACGTCAATTAATTAATCATCCAAGATTGGAAATATGCCAAGAATCTATTTCCAGCTGGGGTTTAATAGTACTTTGTGATGATTTAGAAACTTGTGCAAAACTAAGTGATACTTTTGCCCCAGAACATCTTGAATTACTTGTGGAGAATCCAAAAGAATTATCAAAAATCATCAAGAATGCTGGAGCAATATTTATGGGACCATGGAGCCCAGAGGCTATAGGAGATTATCTTGGGGGGCCTAATCACACTCTTCCCACTTCAGGGACTGCAAGATTTGCTGGCGCTCTTGGGGTTGAAACTTTTATGAAAAATACTTCACTTATAGATTTTTCAAAAGCAGCCTTCAATGAGAATAAAAATGCAGTTGTACATTTAGCCAACAGCGAGGGATTGCATAGTCACGCAGAATCAATACGAATTAGAGACTCTAAATCTTGTTAAGTGATTCAACACCCACTACGTCATTTTCCACTTTTCCAACTAATACTTCATCTGTCAGATTTACAAAAAGTCCATTTTCAAGGACGCCGGGAATATTGTTAATTTGACTTTCCAATAGTTCAGGTTGGTCAATGCCGTTACTGAAAGTTAAATCAAGTATCAAGTTTCCTTGGTCAGTAACTATAGGTCCAGCTTTTTTCTGAGCCATCCTTAGATCACCTTCTCCTCCTAGATTTATTAATGTTTTTCGTACTTGTTTCCATGCAGAGGGAAGAACCTCAACTGGTAATTTGAACTCAAGGTTCAATTTTTGGACAATCTTTGTTGAATCAACTACAACTATAAATTTTTTAGCCAAAGCAGCAACAAGTTTTTCCTGAACATGACAGGCTCCGCCCCCTTTAATTAGTTGAAATTTGGGATCAACTTCATCCGCGCCATCAATTGCAAGGTCAATTTCTGAGACTGAGGAAAGAGATTTAAGAGGTATGCCCAATTCGGAAGCAAGAACCTCACCTTGAAAAGATGTAGTCACTCCAACAATATCTTTAATTTCTCCTGATTTTATTTTCAACGCAAGTGCTTCAATCATTAAAGCTGCTGTAGAACCAGAGCCAAGACCAAGGATCATCCCGTTTTGAATTTGATCTACAGCAGCTTGAGCAACTGCTTGTTTCATCTGATTTTGGAGATCCATTTAGTCGTACCTTTTGAAAGACAGTAGCAAGATTATTAGCTAATTCCTGGTAAAGCAGCAGGCTTAATAGAAAGATTAATCTCTTTGTTGTTTCGAACGACTTCCAATTTAAATGGCTCGCCTATTTGAGCGTTCTCAACTTGCATGAGTAAAGACTTTGGATCACTAACTTCATAACCACCAGCATTAATCACAAGATCACCACGTCTTAAACCGCCCTCTTCTGCTGGACTTTGAGGTATTACAGATTGAACAAGTGCTCCTGATCGTTCAGGCAAAAGAATCAAGGCATTTGGATCTTGGTTATGCTCTTTGGCTATTCTTTCATTCAATAAAACCAACTGAGCGCCTAGGTAAGGATGAATAACCTCTCCATTCGCGAGCAATTGATTGGTTACTTTTGAAGCAAGATTGATTGGGATTGCGAATCCGAGTCCTGCCCCTGGACCTGATCTGACCAAAGTATTTATTCCAATAACTTCTCCATTTGAATTTATCAATGGACCTCCAGAATTCCCAGGGTTTATTGCTGCATCAGTTTGAATTAAATCCAATCTCTTGTCAGAAAAGCCAAGAGAATTAATGTCTCTATGAAGACTACTAACTATACCCAGCGTGACAGTACTTTCAAGGCCATAAGGGGTTCCAAGAGCAATTGCCCAATCCCCAACTTGAATAACTTCTGAATCACCTAATTTTGCACTTTCTAAACCAGGAAATTCTTTAATTTTCACTAGAGCCAAGTCAGTAACTTGATCGGTTCCAACTACTGTTCCATCAACTTGCTTTCCATTTTGAAAAGTGATGATCACACGATCAACTCTTTCAACCACATGAGCGTTGGTGAGAACTAATCCAGAGCTATCAATTATCACTCCTGAGCCTTGTCCCCTTTCTTTTTTTGGGAGAGTCCCCAAATCGCCTAAAAGATCTCTTAATAAGGGGTCTAATAAATCAGATTCAAATTCATCTGTTTGAAGTTCTCTTTCAATATCAATCCGTACTACCGATGGTGAAACCTTACTGGCGACATTAGCAACAAAACTATGTGATTCACTTGCTTGAAAATCTTCCAAAGCAAATACAGATTTTGGCACTAACAAAAAACAAAAAAGGATTGAGGAGAGTAAAAATATTCTGCTAAATTTCATCGTAATCACTAACTTTCTTAGGCTCACCATAACTAATCCAAATATTAAGAAAAGAATAAAGTGGATCAATGCAAAATAAGAATAAATTGCCTTTAGAGGTAACCGAAACCTTTATCTAGTAATATTTAGTTGCCTGACGGTACCTCTTTAAATAGGGGCGGGTCAAAACTTAAACCGCTCGGGCTTCCTGCCCGACTTCGACACTGCCTTTTGTCTAATCAAACCGTTTCAGAATTGAAGGTTCTTGCAGCAAAGTCAGCAACTAATTATGGCTTTGATGTAATTGATTTTAAGATGTTCACTCATCTAAACCCCTTATCAATTCAGGTAAATATCCGACACAAAAATCCTGACAAGAAAGTCACTATTGATGACTGTTCTATTCTTAGTCAATACATTGATGAAGCTATTCAAGATTCTTCAATACTTGATCAACCTTTCAATCTTCAAATCAGCAGTGAGGGAATTGGTGATTTCTTAACGGATGAACAAGATTTTCAAATTTTCAAAGGTTTTCCAATTGAAGTTACTTATCAGGATTTAAAAAAAATTGAACAACAAACAAATGGTTTGCTTCTAAAAAGGACTCATGATGAACTACAAATAAATCAAAAGGGGAAAACTCAACGAATCCCAGTCGAGGATGTGATTCAAGTCCGACTCACAACACCCTCTGGTTAAAACCTAGATATCAATCTATCTAACCCAATCATTCTCATCTCTATATCCCATCATCGATGGCTCTTGTTCTACTCCCCGGCTTAAATAACTTAATTGAAGACATTAGTGAGGAAAAAAAGCTTCCATCACAAGTCGTAGAAGCTGCTTTGCGAGAAGCACTTTTAAAAGGTTATGAACGATATCGAAGAACGCTTTATTTAGGTATTAGCGAAGATCCTTTTGAAGAAGATTACTTTAGCAATTTTGATGTTGGTTTAGATCTAGAAGAGGAAGGTTACAGAGTTTTAGCTAGTAAGATAATAGTGGAAGAAGTTGAGAGTGATGACCATCAAATAGCAATAGCTGAAGTTATGCAAGTTGCTGATGACGCTCAAGTTGGAGATACCGTTGTTCTAGATGTGACTCCAGAGAAAGAAGATTTTGGAAGAATGGCTGCAGCTACAACCAAGCAAGTTTTAGCCCAAAAATTGAGAGATCAGCAAAGAAGAATGATTCAAGAGGAATTTGCTGACCTAGAAGATCCAGTGCTAACTGCCAGAGTCATTAGATTTGAAAGGCAGTCAGTAATAATGGCAGTAAGCTCTGGTTTAGGCAGACCAGAAGTAGAAGCAGAGCTTCCAAGACGAGATCAATTGCCAAATGATAATTATCGAGCAAATGCAACATTTAAAGTATTTCTCAAAGAAGTTAGTGAAATCCCTAGGCGAGGGCCTCAGCTTTTTGTGAGCAGGTCAAACGCTGGTCTGGTTGTATATTTATTTGAAAATGAAGTTCCTGAAATTCAAGAAGGTTCAGTTCGAATTGTTGCTGTTGCTCGTGAAGCAAATCCACCTTCAAGGGCAGTAGGTCCCAGAACAAAAGTAGCTGTTGACAGTATTGAAAGAGAGGTTGACCCTGTTGGAGCATGTATTGGTGCTAGAGGTGCCCGAATTCAACAAGTAGTTAATGAACTTCGTGGAGAAAAAATAGATGTAATTCGCTGGTCTTCTGACCCTGTTCAATACATCTGCAATTCATTAAGTCCTGCAAGAGTTGAAGTGGTCAGACTTGTGGATCCAGAAGGTCAGCATGCCCATGTCCTAGTTCCTCCAGATCAACTTAGCCTCGCAATAGGTAGAGAAGGGCAAAATGTAAGACTTGCTGCAAGGCTTACAGGATGGAAAATAGATATCAAAAATTCACAAGAATATGATCAAGCTACTGAAGATTCTGAGGTTGCAGAATTAATTTCTCAAAGGGAGGAAGAAGAATCTTTACAGAGAGAAGCTGAGCAGAGATTAGAGGCTGAGCAGGCAGCCAGAGCTGAAGAAGATGCACGATTAAGAGAGCTTTACCCCTTGCCAGAGGATGAAGAAGACTTTCAAGATGAGCAATTGTCAGATATCGATAATGATGATGAAGCAGAAGCAGAAGCAGAAGCAGAAGCTGAATCTGAATCTGAATCTGAATCTTCTGAAACTGATTCAAATATCGATATAGATGGTACAAACACTGAAACTGAAGAGACTGATATTGAAGAAACAATCGAAGCGGCGGTTACTGGAGAAGATAAAATAATGACAAAAGAGGAAGGAACCCGGTGAGTCAAAGTCCCATCCTGCGTAGGTGTGTAGCTTGCAAAAAAGTTCTTGATCGCAAGTATTTTTTAAAAGTTACTAGAGATTTTCAGAATGGAGTAGTCCTATCAGGCGGGATGGGAAGATCAGCCTATCTCTGTCCAGCTGAGTCATGTTTTGAAGAAGCTTTGAAGCGTAAAAGATTACAAAAAGCTTTGCGATGTGCTATTGACTCAAGCATTTTCAATATGCTCCAAAAACAACTTAATACCTGCATTGAGTCAGATACTGAGGCATGATGTTCATTGAGAGAACTCAGTAAACTCAAAAACCAAATCTAAAGTTCAATCACAACATTAATGACCAGCAGCGGCAAAATCAGAATTTATGAATTGTCCAAGGATTTAAGCCTTGACAATAAAGATGTGCTAGACGCAGCTCGAAAACTTGCCATACCAGCAAAAAGCCACAGCAGCTCCATAAGCAGTCTTGAAGCAAATAAAATCAAAGATTTTCTAAAAAAAAGCAATAATATAAAAACGACAAGCAAACCCGGCAAGAAATTAGATAAACAAATCCTTTCCGTTAAAAAAAGTCCCGTCAAAACTCAAAAAGATCAGAAGCCTGAACTGAAGCAAAACAACCCAAATCAATCAGAGATTTCAAAAGCAAAGTTAAATATCCCTTTAAAACCAAATCAAACTTTGGTTAAAGATCAAGTATCTTCTCAAGCTAACAATCGTAATACTTTAAAAAGTAGATTTCCTACACCACAAAAAATAAATGCACCCTCTAAACCAAACAAACCATTACCTCCAAAACCAAGAGAGGAAGTAAAAAAAATTATTTCTAAGCCCTTAAATCAAACAGAGAGTGAGATTACACGTTTAGAACAAAAAAAAGATGCCAAATTCATCAATCAATCCAAAATTTCTGAATCAGCTAAAAAGCCAATTGTTCAACCACAACAAACTAATCGTCAAGAACCAAAGAGGCCATTAGCACCACCAAGCAGACCAAAAATAAATATTCAAGATAAAAAACAACTACAACCCAACAACCAAAAGCCAAAAACAAAAATCAATCAAGGTGATATTTCTCCACAGAAAGTTAGTCCAGCAAATATCCAAAGAATCAAAAGTCAAACCAAGCAGAATTCACCATCGAGAAGCCCACAGCCTCCAACCAAAGGAAATACTCTTGAACTTGTAGGTGCCCCAATACGAAGAGAGAAACCTACAAATAAACCTCAGACTAACGAAGCAAGAAATAAACCAGTAATTCCATCCAGGCCTGGAGCTCCAAAACCGCCAGTCTCTGCAAATCGTCAAGGCTTATCAAATCGACCTGGTCCTAATAACAGAATGGGAGGACCAAATCGTCTTGGTTCGCCAAATCGCCAAGGTACCAATCGAGGTGGAGTATCTAATCGACCTACCCAAGGACAAAATCGTCCAGGGTCCAATAATCGACCTGGAGCACCAGTTCGTGCTGGATCTCCAAATCGAGGGGGGATGCAAAATAGGCCTGGATTTCCTAGCAGGTCCCTTAGCGGGCCAAACCGTTCTAATAATCGTCCAGGGGTTCCTTCTGGCATGAGAAAACCAGTTGCACCTAGTGAATTGATGCAACTGCAAAAGCCGCAAGCCAGACCTAATGCTCCACAAAGAAAAACTGATTCCTCAACTAGCCCTAGACAGAAAAGAGATAACTCAAATGGAGCAAGGCCCCCAGTAAGCAGGCCAACTCCAGCAGCCCCTAAAAAGCCAGCTCATAGGCCTGGAGGTACTGCCGCAGCCCCAAGAAGGACAGGTAGGCCTGACTGGGATGACAGTGCAAAGCTTGATGCTTTAAGAAATAAATCTCCTCAAAAACAGCGTCAAAAGGTTCACATTATTGGAGAAAATGATGATGCACTAACTGCAGAAAGAGGTGGATTCGCAGGAGAACAACAAGCAGTTGTTCTCTCAGCAAGCTTGGCTCGACCATCAAAGCCTAAATCTGGCAAAAGAAACAATGGGAAGCCTTTAACTGCGCTGAAAAAACGTAAAAAAGAAACAACTCGCCAAAGGCAACGAAGACGTGCAATGGAATTAAGAGCGGCTAGAGAAGCAAAACTTGTAAGACCTGAAATGATTGTTGTTCCAGAAGACAATCTCACAGTTCAAGAGCTTGCTGACATGTTGAGTGTTGAAAGTTCCGAAATCATTAAATCTTTATTTTTCAAAGGAATTACTGCAACTGTTACTCAATCATTAGATCTAACGACAATCGAAACAGTAGCTGAAGAGTTCGGCGTACCTGTTCTTCAAGATGATGTTGAAGAAGCAGCGAAGAAGACAGTTGAAATGATTGAGGAGGGAGATTTAAAACATTTAATTAGAAGACCTCCAGTCGTTACTGTGATGGGGCACGTTGACCATGGAAAAACATCTTTACTGGACGCTATTAGGAAAGCAAGGGTTGCAGCAGGAGAAGCTGGAGGAATCACTCAACACATTGGTGCTTATCAAATTGAGACTGAACATGATGGATCAACGAAGAAACTAACTTTTCTTGACACCCCTGGGCATGAAGCTTTTACTGCGATGAGAGCGAGAGGAACCAGGGTTACAGATGTAGCCATCTTAGTTGTAGCTGCTGATGATGGAGTTAGGCCTCAAACCCTTGAAGCTATTAGCCATGCAAGAGCAGCAAAAGTCCCCATTGTCGTAGCAATCAACAAAATTGACAAAGAAGGATCTTCTCCAGACCGCGTAAAACAAGAGTTATCAGAGCAGGATTTACTGTCAGAGGAGTGGGGAGGAGATGTAGTGATAGTTCCCGTTAGTGCCATTAAAGGCGAAAACATCGACAAACTTTTAGAGATGGTTTTGCTTGTAACTGAGGTAGAGGATTTACAAGCAAACCCAGACAGATTGGCCAAAGGTACAGTTATTGAAGCCCACTTAGACAAAGCCAAAGGACCTGTTGCAACTTTACTAGTACAAAACGGTACCCTTAAATCAGGAGATGTAGTCGCAGCTGGTCCAGTGCTTGGAAAAGTGAGAGCGATGGTAGATGAAAATGGATCTAGAATTAAAAAGGCAGGTCCATCTTGTCCAGTAGAAGCTCTTGGATTCAGTGAAGTGCCAACAGCTGGCGATGAGTTCGAAGTTTATCCAGATGAGAAAGCAGCAAGAGCCGTAGTTGGAGAAAGAGCAACAGATGCTAGGGCAGCAAGGCTTGCACAGCAAATGGCTTCCAGACGAGTATCACTTTCTTCTATGTCTGGCCAGGCAAGTGAGGGTGAACTTAAAGAATTAAATATCATTCTTAAAGCTGATGTTCAAGGAAGCTTAGAAGCAATTCTTGGTTCTTTAGAACAGCTTCCTAAAGATGAAGTCCAAGTAAGAGTTTT is a window of Prochlorococcus marinus str. MIT 0917 DNA encoding:
- a CDS encoding TatD family hydrolase, translated to MSDSKSSIIDSHCHIVFSNFNEDREEVALRWRSQGVKALLHACVEPSEIPAIKSMADQFQEMRYSVGVHPLDAHHWGPETLSVLKNAALDDSRVVAIGELGLDLFKAENLNEQLSILMPQLNLAFELNLPIIVHCRDAAKEMLEVFSKLSEDDCCPKGVMHCWSGNVKEMREFLDLGFYISFSGNVTFKNAIDIHECAKEVPKSRFLVETDSPFLSPVPHRGKRNEPSFVKHVVDKISELRGENFSEIAEKTTQNARELFALP
- the rpsT gene encoding 30S ribosomal protein S20 produces the protein MANTNSAKKRIQIAERNRLENKNYKSTVRTLMKRCFVACGIFEKEPGDESKADLQKTFNLAFSKIDKAVKKGVLHKNTGANQKSRLSTALKKVLKEVV
- the rpoB gene encoding DNA-directed RNA polymerase subunit beta, giving the protein MSRSAIQVAKAATYLPDLVEVQRSSFKWFLDKGLIEELDNFSPITDYTGKLELHFIGAEYRLKRPRHDVEEAKRRDATFASQMYVTCRLVNKETGEIKEQEVFIGELPLMTERGTFIINGAERVIVNQIVRSPGVYFKDEQDKNGRRTYNASVIPNRGAWLKFETDKNDLLHVRVDKTRKINAHVLMRAMGLSDNDVIDKLRHPEFYQKSIDAANEEGISSEDQALLELYKKLRPGEPPSVSGGQQLLQTRFFDPKRYDLGRVGRYKINKKLRLTIPDNIRTLTNEDVLSTLDYLINLELDVGGATLDDIDHLGNRRVRSVGELLQNQVRVGLNRLERIIKERMTVGETDSLTPAQLVNPKPLVAAIKEFFGSSQLSQFMDQTNPLAELTHKRRISALGPGGLTRERAGFAVRDIHPSHYGRLCPIETPEGPNAGLINSLATHARVNEYGFIETPFWKVENGRLIKEGDPIYLSADLEDECRVAPGDVATDEEGKILADLVPVRYRQDFETVSPEQVDYVQLSPVQVISVAASLIPFLEHDDANRALMGSNMQRQAVPLLRPERPLVGTGLETQVARDSGMVPISKVNGTVTYVDANAIVVTDEEGNDHTHYLQKYQRSNQDTCLNHRPIVFNGDPVIVGQVLADGSACEGGEIALGQNVLIAYMPWEGYNYEDAILVSERLVKDDLYTSVHIEKYEIEARQTKLGPEEITREIPNVSEESLGNLDEMGIIRIGAFVESGDILVGKVTPKGESDQPPEEKLLRAIFGEKARDVRDNSLRVPSTERGRVVDVRIYTREQGDELPPGANMVVRVYVAQRRKIQVGDKMAGRHGNKGIISRILPREDMPYLPDGTPVDICLNPLGVPSRMNVGQVFELLMGWAASNLDCRVKIVPFDEMYGPEMSNKTVQAYLKEAAKQPGKSWVYNPEDPGKLLLKDGRTGEPFDQPVAVGYAHFLKLVHLVDDKIHARSTGPYSLVTQQPLGGKAQQGGQRLGEMEVWALEAYGAAYTLQELLTVKSDDMQGRNEALNSIVKGKPIPRPGTPESFKVLMRELQSLGLDIGVYTDDGKEVDLMQDVNPRRSTPSRPTYESLGKEYEE
- the hisD gene encoding histidinol dehydrogenase, with translation MTQIINKDEVQETPSRKLTIKTAKNLDQAQLELNKITNRTSGTVQDKAIKVVEDILKNVNERGDEALKEYTSRFDGFLAESFQVPSDLIIKAWEETNKELQDALLLAKKRIEKFHSLQVPNNISYTGPHGESLGRRWSPVEKAGIYVPGGRAAYPSTVLMNAIPAYVAGVKQTIMVSPANSKGELNQTVLAAAHITGINKVFRIGGAQAIGALASGTESIPKVDVITGPGNIYVTLAKKKVYGKVGIDSLAGPSEILIIADQSAKLEHVASDMLAQSEHDPLASAILITTNKKLTEKLPAEIERQLINHPRLEICQESISSWGLIVLCDDLETCAKLSDTFAPEHLELLVENPKELSKIIKNAGAIFMGPWSPEAIGDYLGGPNHTLPTSGTARFAGALGVETFMKNTSLIDFSKAAFNENKNAVVHLANSEGLHSHAESIRIRDSKSC
- the rpiA gene encoding ribose-5-phosphate isomerase RpiA, yielding MDLQNQMKQAVAQAAVDQIQNGMILGLGSGSTAALMIEALALKIKSGEIKDIVGVTTSFQGEVLASELGIPLKSLSSVSEIDLAIDGADEVDPKFQLIKGGGACHVQEKLVAALAKKFIVVVDSTKIVQKLNLEFKLPVEVLPSAWKQVRKTLINLGGEGDLRMAQKKAGPIVTDQGNLILDLTFSNGIDQPELLESQINNIPGVLENGLFVNLTDEVLVGKVENDVVGVESLNKI